A single genomic interval of Lathyrus oleraceus cultivar Zhongwan6 chromosome 7, CAAS_Psat_ZW6_1.0, whole genome shotgun sequence harbors:
- the LOC127104292 gene encoding uncharacterized mitochondrial protein AtMg00810-like produces the protein MEDSIFLCQRKYAKSIVKKFGLENASHKKTPAPTHLKLSKDEKGLSFDQSLYRSMIGSLLYLTASRPYITFVVAVCARYQAEPKVSHINQVKRILKYVNDTSEYGMLYSHDSNSMLVGYCDADWVGSAGERKSTFGECFFLGNNLIS, from the coding sequence ATGGAAGACTCCATCTTTCTGTGTCAAAGAAAATATGCTAAGAGTATTGTGAAGAAATTTGGATTGGAGAATGCTAGTCACAAAAaaactcctgcacctactcacTTAAAGTTATCTAAAGATGAAAAAGGCTTAAGTTTTGACCAGAGTTTATATAGAAGCATGATTGGAAGCCTTCTATACCTTACAGCAAGCAGACCATATATAACTTTTGTTGTTGCTGtgtgtgctaggtatcaagcagaacccaaagtgagtcacATCAATCAAGTAAAAAGGATTCTAAAGTATGTGAATGACACAAGTGAGTATGGAATGTTGTACTCCCATGATTCAAATTCTATGTTAGTcggatattgtgatgctgattgggttGGTAGTGCTGGTGAGAGGAAGAGTACCTTTGGAGAATGTTTCTTCTTAGGAAACAATTTGATTTCATAG